One window of the Wolbachia endosymbiont of Ctenocephalides felis wCfeJ genome contains the following:
- the fabF gene encoding beta-ketoacyl-ACP synthase II, translating to MSRRVVVTGIGLITPLAADVENTWLKLIGGQSGIKEISRFDASDLACKIAGQVPLQCDNIEHCFNPLDYLSEKDLKRTDRFIHYGIAAAIQAVDDSMILESQNINRERIGVAVGSGIGGLPSIQENVITMQEKGPRRVSPFFVPASLINLISGHISIKYEFTGPNDSAVTACATGAHAIINSARAIKLGEADVMIAGGSESALCRVGIAGFASMKALSTKFNDKPEEASRPWDEERDGFVMGEGAGILVLEEYEHAKKRGAKIYAELTGYGLTGDAYHITAPHSEGRGAFKAMQIALKSAQISPNQIGYINAHGTSTPLGDKIEVIAIKQLFGDYADKIPVSSTKSSIGHLLGAAGSVEAIFSILALNNGITPPTLNLHKPSEGCDLNFVPFKAQEHKIQYVFSNSFGFGGTNASLIFGQV from the coding sequence ATGAGCAGAAGAGTAGTAGTTACTGGTATTGGCTTAATTACTCCACTGGCAGCAGATGTTGAAAATACTTGGCTTAAGTTAATAGGTGGTCAGTCTGGCATAAAGGAAATCAGCAGGTTTGATGCTTCTGATCTTGCTTGCAAAATTGCAGGGCAAGTTCCCCTACAGTGTGACAACATTGAACACTGCTTTAACCCACTAGATTATCTCTCTGAAAAAGACCTCAAAAGAACAGATCGCTTTATTCACTACGGTATTGCCGCTGCTATTCAGGCAGTGGACGATTCAATGATTTTGGAAAGCCAAAATATCAACCGAGAACGCATTGGTGTGGCTGTCGGCTCCGGTATAGGTGGTCTTCCATCAATTCAGGAAAATGTGATTACTATGCAGGAAAAGGGACCGAGACGTGTCAGTCCGTTTTTCGTGCCTGCAAGCCTAATAAACTTAATATCTGGCCATATTTCTATTAAATATGAATTTACAGGTCCAAACGATTCGGCGGTAACTGCATGCGCAACCGGTGCACATGCAATAATAAATTCAGCAAGAGCTATAAAACTTGGTGAAGCAGATGTAATGATTGCAGGTGGATCAGAAAGTGCACTTTGTAGAGTTGGAATTGCAGGTTTTGCATCCATGAAGGCGCTATCAACCAAATTTAACGATAAACCTGAAGAAGCCTCAAGACCATGGGATGAAGAACGTGATGGATTTGTCATGGGTGAAGGGGCTGGTATATTGGTGCTAGAAGAATATGAACACGCGAAGAAAAGAGGGGCAAAAATATATGCAGAACTTACTGGGTATGGGCTAACCGGGGATGCGTACCACATTACAGCACCACATTCAGAAGGAAGAGGTGCATTTAAGGCAATGCAAATTGCCCTAAAGAGCGCACAAATTAGTCCAAATCAAATCGGGTATATCAACGCACACGGCACTTCAACACCACTTGGAGATAAAATTGAAGTGATAGCAATAAAACAGTTATTTGGTGATTACGCTGATAAGATACCAGTGTCTTCAACTAAATCTTCTATAGGACATTTGCTTGGTGCTGCAGGAAGTGTTGAAGCAATATTTAGCATCCTTGCATTAAATAACGGAATTACTCCACCAACCTTAAATTTACACAAGCCTTCAGAAGGATGTGATTTAAATTTTGTCCCGTTTAAAGCTCAAGAGCACAAAATCCAATATGTATTTTCTAATTCGTTTGGCTTTGGTGGCACTAACGCATCACTAATCTTTGGACAAGTATAG